Genomic DNA from Myxococcus stipitatus:
TTCTACAAGAAGCCCTGATTCCCCTTCCGACACCTGTTCCGAGGAGCACCCCATGTCCAACATTCCCGGCGATCTGAAGTACACCAAGGAGCACGAGTGGGCCCGCGTCGAGGGCGGCACCGTCACGGTCGGCATCACCGACCACGCCCAGACGACGCTCGGTGACGTCGTCTACGTGGAGCTGCCCAAGGTGGGCGACACCGTGACGAAGGACGCGCCCTTCGGCACCGTCGAGTCCGTCAAGGCCGTCTCGGAGCTGTTCGCCCCCATCTCCGGCAAGGTGCTGGAGGTCAACGGGGAGCTGGAGGCCAGCCCCGAGGACGTCAACAGCGACCCGTACGGTGACGGTTGGCTCATCAAGATCGCCCCCTCGGACGCCAGCCAGGTGAACGGGCTCCTGGACGCCGCCGCGTACGCCAAGCTGCTCGAGAACGCCTGAGAGTGAAGCGCCGCGGGACCGTTGTTAGTGACGGTCCTCGAATTTTCCGACCCGGCCGTCGGCGGGTCGCATGCGAGCCACCACCGCCATGTCCTTGAACTGGAAGTATCAGGAGTCGTTCTCCGGCCGGCACATCGGTCCGGACGAGCAGGAGCTGAAGCAGATGCTGTCCGCGCTGGGCGTGGACTCGCTCGAGGCGTTCATCGAGCAGACCGTGCCGCCGGCCATCCGCTCGAGGGAGCCGCTGCGCCTCGCGCCCGCGCGCGGCGAGCACGAGCTGCTCGCGCTCCTGGAGTCCATCGCGGCGAAGAACCAGGTGTTCCGGTCCTTCATCGGCATGGGCTACTACGACACGCACACGCCCAACGTCGTCCTGCGCAACATCTTCCAGAACCCGGGCTGGTACACCCAGTACACGCCCTATCAGGCGGAGATCGCCCAGGGCCGGCTGGAGGCGCTGCTCAACTTCCAGACGATGGTGATGGACCTGACGGGGCTGGAGGTGGCCAACGCCTCGCTGCTCGACGAGGGCACCGCCGCCGCGGAGGCCATGGCGCTGGCGCTGCACGTCAAGGGCGAGGACTCGGGCGTCGCCTTCTTCGTCTCCGACGCCTGCCACCCGCAGACGGTGGACGTGGTGCGCACCCGCGCCGCGCCGCTGGGCGTGGAGGTGGTCGTGGGCGACCACCGCGCGGTGGACCTGTCCGCGAAGAAGTACGTGGGCGCGCTGGTGCAGTACCCCGCCACGGACGGCGCGGTGCATGACTACCGGGCCTTCGGCGAGAAGGTGCACGCGGCCGGCGGCCTGCTCGTCGTCGCGGCGGACCTGCTCAGCCTCACGCTGCTGACGCCCCCGGGCGAGTTCGGCGCGGACGTGGCGGTGGGCAGCGCGCAGCGCTTCGGCGTGCCCATGGGCTACGGCGGCCCGCACGCGGGCTACTTCGCCACGAAGAACGCGTACACGCGCGTCATGCCGGGCCGCCTCATCGGCGTGTCCGAGGACGCCCAGGGCCGGCGCGCGCTGCGCATGGCGCTGCAGACGCGCGAGCAGCACATCCGCCGCGAGAAGGCCACGTCCAACATCTGCACCGCGCAGGTGCTGCTGGCCGTCATCGCCAGCATGTACGCCGTCTACCACGGGCCCAAGGGCCTGAAGGCCATCGCCGAGCGCGTGCACGGCCTGACGGTGCTGCTGGCGCGGGGCCTGGCGAAGCTGGGCCTGAAGACGAAGCACGAGCAGTTCTTCGACACCCTGCGCGTGGAGCTGACGGCGCCGCAGGTGCGCGCGGTGCTGGCCGCCGCCGAGGCGGCGCGGATGAACTTCCGCCGCATCGACGAGAAGACGCTGGGCGTGTCCCTGGACGAGACCACGCGCCCCTCGGACGTGGACGCCATCCTGGCCGCCTTCGCCACCGGCGCGGGCAAGTCCGCGGCGCCGACGCTGGAGGAGGTGGGCGCCAGCCCCGTGGAGACGCCGGTGGAGCCGGGGCTGCGCCGCGCCAGCCCGTTCCTCACCCACGCCGTCTTCAACAGCTACCACTCCGAGACGGAGATGCTGCGCTACATCCGGCGGCTCGAGGCGAAGGACCTGTCCCTGACGCACTCGATGATTCCGCTGGGCAGCTGCACCATGAAGCTCAACGCCACCGCGGAGATGATCCCGGTGACGTGGCCGCAGTTCGGCCGGCTGCACCCGTTCGCGCCCACCTCGCAGGCGGCCGGCTACAAGGTCATCTTCGAGCAGCTCGAGCAGATGCTGTCGACCATCACCGGCTTCGCGGGCTGCTCGCTGCAGCCCAACGCCGGCAGCCAGGGTGAGTACGCGGGCCTGCTCGTCATCCGCGCCTACCACCAGAGCCGCAACCAGGGGCACCGCGACGTGTGCCTCATCCCGTCCTCCGCGCACGGCACCAACCCGGCCTCCGCGGTCATGGCCGGCTACCAGGTCGTCGTCACGAAGTGCGACGAGAACGGCAACATCGACCTGCACGACCTGCGCGCGCGCGCGGACGAGTACAAGGACCGGCTGGCGGCGCTGATGGTGACGTACCCGTCCACGCACGGCGTGTTCGAGGAGGAGATCAAGGAGATCTGCGCCATCGTCCACGAGCGCGGCGGCCAGGTGTACATGGACGGCGCCAACCTGAACGCCCAGGTCGGCCTGACGGCGCCCGGCGCCATTGGCGCGGACGTCTGCCACATCAACCTGCACAAGACGTTCTGCATCCCCCACGGCGGTGGCGGCCCGGGCATGGGCCCCATCTGCGTGGCCAGCCACCTGGTGAAGTTCCTGCCGGGGCACCCGGTCATCCAGACGGGTGGGGCGGACGCCATCGGCGCCATCTCCGCGGCCCCGTGGGGCAGCGCGAGCATCCTGCTCATCTCCTGGATGTACATCTCGATGATGGGCGGCGAGGGCCTCACCCAGGCGACGAAGCTGGCCATCCTCAACGCCAACTACATCGCCGAGCGCCTCCAGCCCCACTACCCGGTGCTGTACCGGGGCAAGCGCGGCAGGGTGGCGCACGAGTGCATCGTCGACCTGCGCCCGCTGAAGAAGACCTCCGGCGTGGAGGTGGAGGACGTGGCCAAGCGCCTCATGGACTACGGCTTCCACGCGCCCACCGTGTCCTTCCCGGTGGCCGGCACGCTGATGATCGAACCGACGGAGAGCGAGTCCCGCGCGGAGCTGGACCGCTTCTGCGACGCGATGATCGCCATCCGGCGGGAGATCCGCGACATCGAGGAGGGCCGCATGCCCAAGGACAACAACGTCCTGAAGCACGCGCCGCATACCTCGCGCGTCATCACCGCGCCGGAGTGGAACCGGCCGTACTCGCGCGAGCTGGCGGTGTTCCCCGCGCCCTGGGTCCGCGAGAACAAGTTCTGGCCGTCCGTGGGGCGCCTCAACAACGTGCTTGGTGACCGGAAGCTCGTCTGCTCGTGCCCGCCCATCGAGGACTACATGACGCCGGAGCCGCCCAAGGCCGCCACGGCCTGAGCCTGACGCGCCGTCGTCCACGCGAGGGCCGTCTTCCCGAAGAGGGGAGGCGGCCCTTCGTTCGTCCGGGCACCGGCGCGGAGCGCGCTCAGCTGGCGTGGGGGGAGGGGCGCGCGGAGGCCTCCGCGTGCTCGGGCTCGACGTGGACCACCACGTCCACGACCTGCGGGTACGCGGCGTGGAGCGCGCGCTCGACGTGGTCCGCCACCTCGTGGGCCTGGGCCGTGGTGAGCTCCGGCGCCACTTCGATCTTCAGGTCGACGTAGACGCTCTCCTCCATGCCCCGGCTGCGCACGTCGCGGCAGCTGCGCACGCCCGGCACGGCCATGGTGTGCTGCGCCACCTGCGCGGCGTCCAGGCGCGCGGTGTCGGAGAGGATGCCCACCGCCTGCCGGATGATGCCGTAGGCCACCCACGCCACGAACACCATCACCAGAAGCGCCACCACGCCGTCCGCCTTGGGGTAGCCCAGCGCGACGAGCCCCAGGGACGCGAGCACCGCCAGCGTGACGAAGACGTCCGACAGCGTGTGGCTCGCGTCCGCCAGAAGCAGGGTGCTGTTGTAGCGCTCGCCGTAGTGGCGCTCCACGCGCGTCACCACCAGGTTGATGACCAGGGTGAGCGCCATGACGCCCGCCATCGCGGGGGTGACCTCGACGTGGCGGTCATGCATCAGCGAGTCGAGCGCCATGCGCCCCAGCTCCAGCATGCCGATGCCAATCATCGCGCCGATGCCCAGTGACGCGAGCGCCTCGAACTTGCCGTGGCCGTATGGGTGGTCCAGGTCCGCGGGCCGCGAGGCCACGCCCATGGCCACCAACCCCAGGACGTTGGAGCCGCCGTCGATGAACGAGTGCAGCCCGTCCGCCGTCACCGCGGCCGACTGGCTGACGAGCCCGAAGACGAGCTTGGCCCCCGCGACCAGCCAGTTGGCGACGAGGATGGCGAGCAGCACGAAGCGGATGCGCCGGTTTCGCAGCTGGAGCGCGGCGGTGCGGTCCTGGAGGGAGGTGTCCACGTCGCTGCACCCTAGTGGGAACCGCGACCGCCCGCGAGCGTCCGCGGCGTCGGGCGTGTGTCAGCCCAACGTCAGTTGGGCTGGCGGAACAGCCGCATCCGCGGGCCGCCGCCGAACTCCATGAAGAAGCCGAAGGAGAACTTCACCTTGGAGTCGTCGCTCAACAGCCCCGGCGGTGGGTTGGGGAAGGGCTGGGCGCGCTGGAACGAGGACACCGCCTCCAGGTCCAGGAAGTCCAGGCCGCTGCTCTTCTCCACCTGGATGTCGGTGATGCGGCCCTTCTCGTCGAGCGTGATTTCCAGCAGCGTGTAGCGGTCCTTGCCGGAGTACATGCTGCCGGTGGGGTCCCTGCGCTGGAGCTGCTCATTGGGGTTCCAGTGCATGCCCACGCTCTGCTTCACGCGGTTGAAGAAGCTGGCGTACTTCCACTCGCGGGAGTTGAGGAGCGTCTGCTCGCCCTCGTCCACGTCGCGCAGGTGGTCGTTCGGCGCGGCGCCCAGGATCTTGTCCATGGCCGCCTGCGACGGCATCAGCGCGGCGATGCCGGGCGAGCCCACGCGGCCCGACGAGCCCTCCTCCTCGCTGCCCTGGCCCGGCTGGATGCGCAGGCGCTTCGCGTTGCCCGTCAGCTCGTCGCTCTCGTTCTGGTTGTGCACCGCGACCCCGCCGGGCGTGGTCGGGTCGGCCTTCAGCTTCACCTCGTCCTTGCGGTGGATGTCCGGCAGCTCGAAGGCGAACTTCTGGGAACTCTCCGACAGCGGCTTGTCGTCGTGGCCCAGGCCGTTGTTGCCGCCCACGCGCGGGGCCTGGGGCTCGCCGCTCGCGCCCTTCTGCTCCTGGGGCGCGGTGCGCTGGGGCATGGCGTTGCGGTAGAAGGGCGTCTGGTCGCGGGCGCGCGTCTCCTTCTCCACCTTGTTGTCGTGCTCGGCCAGGTACTTCGCGTCAGGGGCCTTCTGCTCGTTGCCCGGGGCCAGGTCCACCACCTGCCCCTCCGGCCGCTCCTGCTTGGGCTCGGGCTTCTTCTCCTCGACGCGGGGACGCTCCGACACGCGCGGCTTCGTCTGCTGCGGCGACGCCTTGCCCCGGTTCTTCGCCCACTGGTCGGCGGTCAGGGGCCGGACGGCCACGGACGTGGGGGGACGGGTGACGGCCTTGTGCTCCCGGGGCGCAGGGGACAGCGTGCCGGTGAACAGCACGGCGCCCAGGTAGAGGGCGTGGGCCAACAGGGCGAGCGCCACCGCGGCGACGACGCGCCAGGGTGAGCCTCGCCGCCGCTTGCGGCGCCAGTCTGTCGGTGAAGGACCCGTGCTCACGGCGCGATGATAAACCTCCGAGGCGGCGGGCTAGTCCCGACCCGTTCGACACTCGACAGCCGGGCAGGGGAGGGCGTCCACTCGGCGTGCACTGCTCCTCGCTTCGACCTCAATAGATGGGGGCCACTTCCGCGCCGTTGAAGTAGTGCCGGAGGATGTCCTGGTAGCGCTGGCCAGCCTCCGCTCGGCCGATGGCTCCATTCTGGCACATCCCTACTCCGTGGCCCCAGCCTCCGCCACGGAAAACCCAGTGGGTGGGCCGCCCCTCGGTGTCCCGCTGGGCCTCCACCACCGCCATGCTGCTGTTGAGCATCCCGAAGAGCCGGCGGATGTTCAGCTCGCCTCGCACCTGGGTGGCCCCCTGGTCCCCGGACACCGAGAGCACCCTCGCCCGGCCGGAGACCCCCCGCTCGCCCAGGCTCATCGCCTGGACCCGCCCCACGCCCAGCTTCGCCACCAGTGCGTCCACCTGCGCCGCAGAGAAGCGCTTCTCCCAGCGGAACTTGCTGGGCTGGGCGAACCGGGACAGCTGGCACGCGGCGCGAGGCGAGGGGGCGGCCAGCCAGGCCTCCAGGTGCGACGGGTCCAGCCCCGCCTCGGACGGCTCCAGCGTGTCCGGCCTCCCGCGCAGGTTCGGGTCCGGGGGGCCGCCCCAGACGATGTCGTTGTCCTCCGTGTGCCCGCCACACACCGCGCTGTACACGGAGTCCACCAGCCGCCCGCCCACGCCGAACAGGGCCTCGCCCCGCGTCGCCTCCACCGCGGCCGTCGTGCTCGCTGCCTCGCCCGTGCGCCCCCGGTACACCGCGCAGTGCTGCTCCGCACAGAGCAGGTATGGGTCCGCCAGGTGCTTGATGCCCACCTTGGCGAGCACCTCGCCGCGCGCCGTGACGGCCTGGGCCTTGAGCGCCTCCGGGTGGGCCCGCGCGAAGATTTCCGCCGGCACCAGCCCCTTGAGCAGGTCCTCCAGTGGGACGACGTTCACCACCGCCAGGAGGCCGGCGCGGTCCACCACCAGTTGGAGCGCGCCCCGGAAGGTGCGGTCCTCGAAGCCGTGGAAGTCGTAGCCCACGCCGTACTCCACCTGGCGCACGTCGAAGCCCGCGCCGTCCGGCGTCTCCGCGTCCAGCCGGTCCTGCGCCAGGCCCACCACCGCGCCTGACTCGTCGAGCACCTCCAGGATGGCGCGCGCGGGCTGGCGCACCTCCTCGAAGAGGCTCGTGCGCACGCCGTGGGCGCGCAGCAGCTCCGCCTGGCTCTTCATCGCGTCCTCGACGGAGTGCGCCTCGTCCACGAGCAGCAGCACGCGCCGGTTGTCGATGACCTTCCCCGCGATGCCGTACACCCCGCCCAGCGCCTGGGTGCGCACCGCCACGCCCCGCGCGCGCCACTCCGCCTGGGCCGCGCCCAGGCCCTCGCGGTCCGTGAACCGGAACTCGCCCAACTGCACGCGCGCCAGCAGCACCGCCGCTTCCCCCTGCGTCACGCGCACCGTCCACCGCGTCCCCGCCGCGGCGTCCAGCACCCGGTCCTCCTCGCCGCCGAAGCGCATCCGCATGCGGCCCCGGGGAGAGAAGGTCACCTCGCGGCGCCCCTCCATCAGCCGGATGGGCAGGCGCGGCTCTCCCCCCCGGAAGTCGAGCCGCTTGAGGTCACCCGGCCCGGGGATGCCCTGGGCGAGCGGGTCCTCTCCCGGCGGGAGCGCCGCGTCCACCGCGCCCGCGTCCGGGCCGCCCGCGTCCGGTGCCTCCGGGGCGGGGGAGGGCGTCCCCGCGTCCGGGGGGCTCGCCGTGGGGCCCCCCACGGGGGGCGTCTCCGGGCTGGTCGGGGGCTTCGGGCTCACGCAGGCGGCGAGCAGGGCGGAGAGCAGGAGTGGGACGACGGTACGCACGGGGGGCGACACCGTACCCGCCGGGGATGGGCCTGTCACGGGCCGGACGCCCGGCGCTCCGCCTGTCCCCACTTGTCACGTGGCGAATAGACCGCGGCGCGTCCGGGGTTGCACCTGCTCATGCGAATTCGAGGAGGCAACTGCTTGACGTTGAAGACTCCGAAGGCCGCCCTGGCCGCCAGCCTGCTCCTGCTCGGTGCGACCGCCGCCCATGGCGCCACCCCGGGCTCGTTCCTGCCCGAAATCAAGGTGCCGGACGGGTTCGGCACCCTGGCCGCCGCTCCGGCCACCCCCTCCGGCGAGGCCGCCGCGTCCCCGGCGGCGGGCAGCCTGCCCCCCATTGGCGTCCAGGCTGTCCCGAACACGCCGGTCGCGTCCCTCCCCTCGCACCCCGACCATGCGAGCATCGCCACGCCCTCGCCCCAGCCGGGCATCGAGGCCACCGCGCTGGCGGCCGCGTCCACGCCGTCCTACTCCCGCGAGTGGGTGGTGAGCCCCTCCGGCAACGACTCCGGTGACGGCAGCGCCGGCCAGCCGCTGAAGACCATCTCCGCCGCCATCGCCAAGGCGGGCCCCGGCGAGCTCATCCGCGTGCAGGCCGGCACCTACGCCGAACGCATCGTCATCGGCTCCAACGCGAAGGCCGGCGCCGACGGCAAGCCCATCACCCTGCAGGGCGAGGGCAGCCCGCGCGTCATCCCCGGCGGCGGCTCCGGCGCCCTCGTCCAGGTGCGCCGGCCGCATTGGGTCATCGACGGCTTCGAGCTGGACGTGCAGGGCCAGGCCATCTTCGGCGTCGCCTTCGAGGGCAACGTCGCGGGCTCCACGCTGGTGAACTCGGAGCTGCACCACGGCGGCGGCGGCGCGGGCGTGACGACCTTCAACAAGGCCACCGGCGCCATCATCGAGAACAACCACATCCACGACTTCGTGCGGACCACCGGCAACAAGGACTCGCACGGCGTCGTCGTGCAGCCCACGTCCAAGGACATCACCGTCCGCAACAACGACATCCACGACAACTCGGGTGACTCGGTGCAGTGCCTGGGGCCCGAGGGCTTCAGCTCGCTGCCCCCCGCGGACGGGCTGCTGGTGGAGAACAACCACTTCTACAACAACCGTGAGAACGCGGTGGACATCAAGACGTGCTACGGCGTGGTCGTCCGCAACAACCGGATGCACCAGTTCAAGCCCACCAGCACGGCCAAGGGCGACGTCGTCGTGGTCCACTACTCCGCCAGCAACGTGGTGGTGGAGGACAACGAAATCTACGACGGCGCCAAGGGCATCTCCGTCGGCGGCAACCACGAGGGGCCCGTCCCCTCTGGCATCGTCGTGCGCCGCAACCGCATCCACGGCATGACCAACGCCAACGGCGGCGAGGGCACGGGCATCCGCCTCGAGAACTCCAAGGGCACCGTGGTCGTCAACAACACCGTCACCGGCTCCGCCACCGCCCTCATCATCGGCCACGGCACGGGCGGCGCCACGCAGAGCCCGGTGATTCGCAACAACATCCTCGACGCGAACGTCACCGTGGACCTGGGGGGACAGGCGCCTGGCATGAAGCTGAGCAACAACCTCCTGAAGGGCGGCAGCCAGTGCAAGCAGAACGGGGCGGCCGTGGCCGTCGACCAGTTCATCGCCAGCGTGGGGGACACCACCTCGTCCACCGGCTCCGCGGACCTGGGCGAGGGCTTCAGCCCCGGCACCCTGGCCGTGGACAAGGGCGTCGACGTCGGCCTGCCGTTCTGCGGCGCGGCCCCGGACATCGGCGCGGTCGAGCTGGGCTGCTGAGCCCGCCCAGCCCACCCCGGAAATGACGAGGCCCGATGCGGAGCGACTCTCCGCATCGGGCCTTTTCGTCTTGAGGCGCCACCCGGATTCGAACCGGGGAATGAAGGTTTTGCAGACCTTTGCCTTACCACTTGGCTATGGCGCCAACGGCTTGGGGACCGGGTTTATACGCAGCCCGGGCCGGGGTGGTCAAGGAAGAGCAGCGGGGCGGGGCGGCGCCCCGGTACCATCCCGCATGGACGGATGTTCCCGGTGGTGGGCCGCGTCGAGCGCCCGCCGCGCACACATGGACGAGGGGTTTTGATGCTGCATGGCCATGGGCTGTACCAGGAAGAGCACGAGGCGTTCCGCCGCACGGTGCGCGCGGTGGTGGACAAGGAGATCCTCCCGTTCGCCTCCCGGTGGGAGGAGGCGGAGGAGTTTCCCCGGGAGCTCTTCGCGCGCTTCGGGGAGCTGGGCTTCCTGGGCCTGAAGTACCCGGAGGCCTACGGCGGCACGGCGGCCGGAGAGCTCTACGAGGCGGTGCTCCTGGAGGAGCTGGGGCGCTGCGGGTCGGGCGGTGTGTCGGCGGGCCTGGGGGCGCAGTTCACCATCGCCACCGGCCCCCTGCACCTGTTCGGGACGGAGGACCAGAAGCGCCGCTGGCTCGCCCCGGCCATCCGTGGGGAGAAGATCGGCGCGCTCGGCATCACTGAGCCGGACGCCGGGTCCGACGTGGCGGGCCTGCGCACCACCGCGAGGCGCGACGGGGACCACTACGTCGTCAACGGCTCCAAGACGTACATCACCAACGGCGTGCGTGCGGACTTCGTGGTGATGGCGGTGAAGACGGACCCGTCCGCCGGCCACAAGGGCCTGTCCATGCTGGTGGTGGAGAAGGGCACGCCGGGCTTCACCGTGAGCCGCAAGCTGCGCAAGCTGGGCTGGCGCGCGTCGGACACCGCGGAGCTGTTCCTGGATGACTGCCGCGTCCCGGCGGAGAACCTGCTGGGGGTGGAGGGGCAGGGCTTCTCGCAGATCATGGGCAACTTCCAGTGGGAGCGCCTGTCGCTCGCGCTGGGGGCGGTGGGCGCCATGGACGACATGCTCGAGAA
This window encodes:
- the gcvH gene encoding glycine cleavage system protein GcvH, giving the protein MSNIPGDLKYTKEHEWARVEGGTVTVGITDHAQTTLGDVVYVELPKVGDTVTKDAPFGTVESVKAVSELFAPISGKVLEVNGELEASPEDVNSDPYGDGWLIKIAPSDASQVNGLLDAAAYAKLLENA
- the gcvP gene encoding aminomethyl-transferring glycine dehydrogenase; its protein translation is MSLNWKYQESFSGRHIGPDEQELKQMLSALGVDSLEAFIEQTVPPAIRSREPLRLAPARGEHELLALLESIAAKNQVFRSFIGMGYYDTHTPNVVLRNIFQNPGWYTQYTPYQAEIAQGRLEALLNFQTMVMDLTGLEVANASLLDEGTAAAEAMALALHVKGEDSGVAFFVSDACHPQTVDVVRTRAAPLGVEVVVGDHRAVDLSAKKYVGALVQYPATDGAVHDYRAFGEKVHAAGGLLVVAADLLSLTLLTPPGEFGADVAVGSAQRFGVPMGYGGPHAGYFATKNAYTRVMPGRLIGVSEDAQGRRALRMALQTREQHIRREKATSNICTAQVLLAVIASMYAVYHGPKGLKAIAERVHGLTVLLARGLAKLGLKTKHEQFFDTLRVELTAPQVRAVLAAAEAARMNFRRIDEKTLGVSLDETTRPSDVDAILAAFATGAGKSAAPTLEEVGASPVETPVEPGLRRASPFLTHAVFNSYHSETEMLRYIRRLEAKDLSLTHSMIPLGSCTMKLNATAEMIPVTWPQFGRLHPFAPTSQAAGYKVIFEQLEQMLSTITGFAGCSLQPNAGSQGEYAGLLVIRAYHQSRNQGHRDVCLIPSSAHGTNPASAVMAGYQVVVTKCDENGNIDLHDLRARADEYKDRLAALMVTYPSTHGVFEEEIKEICAIVHERGGQVYMDGANLNAQVGLTAPGAIGADVCHINLHKTFCIPHGGGGPGMGPICVASHLVKFLPGHPVIQTGGADAIGAISAAPWGSASILLISWMYISMMGGEGLTQATKLAILNANYIAERLQPHYPVLYRGKRGRVAHECIVDLRPLKKTSGVEVEDVAKRLMDYGFHAPTVSFPVAGTLMIEPTESESRAELDRFCDAMIAIRREIRDIEEGRMPKDNNVLKHAPHTSRVITAPEWNRPYSRELAVFPAPWVRENKFWPSVGRLNNVLGDRKLVCSCPPIEDYMTPEPPKAATA
- a CDS encoding cation diffusion facilitator family transporter yields the protein MDTSLQDRTAALQLRNRRIRFVLLAILVANWLVAGAKLVFGLVSQSAAVTADGLHSFIDGGSNVLGLVAMGVASRPADLDHPYGHGKFEALASLGIGAMIGIGMLELGRMALDSLMHDRHVEVTPAMAGVMALTLVINLVVTRVERHYGERYNSTLLLADASHTLSDVFVTLAVLASLGLVALGYPKADGVVALLVMVFVAWVAYGIIRQAVGILSDTARLDAAQVAQHTMAVPGVRSCRDVRSRGMEESVYVDLKIEVAPELTTAQAHEVADHVERALHAAYPQVVDVVVHVEPEHAEASARPSPHAS
- a CDS encoding energy transducer TonB family protein, coding for MSTGPSPTDWRRKRRRGSPWRVVAAVALALLAHALYLGAVLFTGTLSPAPREHKAVTRPPTSVAVRPLTADQWAKNRGKASPQQTKPRVSERPRVEEKKPEPKQERPEGQVVDLAPGNEQKAPDAKYLAEHDNKVEKETRARDQTPFYRNAMPQRTAPQEQKGASGEPQAPRVGGNNGLGHDDKPLSESSQKFAFELPDIHRKDEVKLKADPTTPGGVAVHNQNESDELTGNAKRLRIQPGQGSEEEGSSGRVGSPGIAALMPSQAAMDKILGAAPNDHLRDVDEGEQTLLNSREWKYASFFNRVKQSVGMHWNPNEQLQRRDPTGSMYSGKDRYTLLEITLDEKGRITDIQVEKSSGLDFLDLEAVSSFQRAQPFPNPPPGLLSDDSKVKFSFGFFMEFGGGPRMRLFRQPN
- a CDS encoding SpoIID/LytB domain-containing protein, which translates into the protein MRTVVPLLLSALLAACVSPKPPTSPETPPVGGPTASPPDAGTPSPAPEAPDAGGPDAGAVDAALPPGEDPLAQGIPGPGDLKRLDFRGGEPRLPIRLMEGRREVTFSPRGRMRMRFGGEEDRVLDAAAGTRWTVRVTQGEAAVLLARVQLGEFRFTDREGLGAAQAEWRARGVAVRTQALGGVYGIAGKVIDNRRVLLLVDEAHSVEDAMKSQAELLRAHGVRTSLFEEVRQPARAILEVLDESGAVVGLAQDRLDAETPDGAGFDVRQVEYGVGYDFHGFEDRTFRGALQLVVDRAGLLAVVNVVPLEDLLKGLVPAEIFARAHPEALKAQAVTARGEVLAKVGIKHLADPYLLCAEQHCAVYRGRTGEAASTTAAVEATRGEALFGVGGRLVDSVYSAVCGGHTEDNDIVWGGPPDPNLRGRPDTLEPSEAGLDPSHLEAWLAAPSPRAACQLSRFAQPSKFRWEKRFSAAQVDALVAKLGVGRVQAMSLGERGVSGRARVLSVSGDQGATQVRGELNIRRLFGMLNSSMAVVEAQRDTEGRPTHWVFRGGGWGHGVGMCQNGAIGRAEAGQRYQDILRHYFNGAEVAPIY
- a CDS encoding right-handed parallel beta-helix repeat-containing protein; the protein is MRIRGGNCLTLKTPKAALAASLLLLGATAAHGATPGSFLPEIKVPDGFGTLAAAPATPSGEAAASPAAGSLPPIGVQAVPNTPVASLPSHPDHASIATPSPQPGIEATALAAASTPSYSREWVVSPSGNDSGDGSAGQPLKTISAAIAKAGPGELIRVQAGTYAERIVIGSNAKAGADGKPITLQGEGSPRVIPGGGSGALVQVRRPHWVIDGFELDVQGQAIFGVAFEGNVAGSTLVNSELHHGGGGAGVTTFNKATGAIIENNHIHDFVRTTGNKDSHGVVVQPTSKDITVRNNDIHDNSGDSVQCLGPEGFSSLPPADGLLVENNHFYNNRENAVDIKTCYGVVVRNNRMHQFKPTSTAKGDVVVVHYSASNVVVEDNEIYDGAKGISVGGNHEGPVPSGIVVRRNRIHGMTNANGGEGTGIRLENSKGTVVVNNTVTGSATALIIGHGTGGATQSPVIRNNILDANVTVDLGGQAPGMKLSNNLLKGGSQCKQNGAAVAVDQFIASVGDTTSSTGSADLGEGFSPGTLAVDKGVDVGLPFCGAAPDIGAVELGC
- a CDS encoding acyl-CoA dehydrogenase family protein yields the protein MLHGHGLYQEEHEAFRRTVRAVVDKEILPFASRWEEAEEFPRELFARFGELGFLGLKYPEAYGGTAAGELYEAVLLEELGRCGSGGVSAGLGAQFTIATGPLHLFGTEDQKRRWLAPAIRGEKIGALGITEPDAGSDVAGLRTTARRDGDHYVVNGSKTYITNGVRADFVVMAVKTDPSAGHKGLSMLVVEKGTPGFTVSRKLRKLGWRASDTAELFLDDCRVPAENLLGVEGQGFSQIMGNFQWERLSLALGAVGAMDDMLEKVVEHVKSRRAFGQSLSQLQVVRHKIADLFTARECARQLTYHALRLHAAGEWAVAQTSMAKKVATETACRVADECLQLHGGAGYMMEYDIQRHWRDARLGPIGGGASEVMNEIIARQLGL